A region from the Campylobacter subantarcticus LMG 24377 genome encodes:
- a CDS encoding RNA-binding S4 domain-containing protein, with protein sequence MRIDKFLNVVNITKRRAISEDMCKSGVVSINNQVAKASKTVKVGDEISIKFIEYTNIYKVLDIPTTKSIPKAMQEKYVVKIQ encoded by the coding sequence ATGAGAATAGATAAGTTTTTAAATGTAGTCAATATCACCAAACGTCGTGCTATTTCAGAAGATATGTGCAAAAGCGGTGTAGTAAGCATTAATAATCAAGTTGCAAAAGCAAGTAAAACAGTAAAAGTCGGCGATGAAATCAGTATTAAATTTATAGAATACACCAATATCTATAAAGTCTTAGATATACCAACAACCAAAAGCATACCAAAGGCTATGCAAGAAAAATATGTGGTGAAAATTCAATGA
- the hslV gene encoding ATP-dependent protease subunit HslV — MFHATTILAYKGKNKSVIGGDGQVSFGNTVLKNNAVKIRKLNNGKVLAGFAGSTADAFNLFDMFEKLLSSSKGDLLKAAIDFSKEWRKDKYLRKLEAMMLVLDRDHIFLLSGTGDVVEPEDGAIASIGSGGNYALSAARALAKHSSLDEEELVKESLQIAGEICIYTNTNIKTYVIEDDK; from the coding sequence ATGTTTCACGCGACTACAATTTTAGCTTATAAAGGCAAAAATAAGTCTGTTATAGGTGGAGATGGACAAGTAAGTTTTGGAAATACTGTTTTAAAAAACAATGCGGTGAAAATTAGAAAATTAAATAATGGTAAAGTATTGGCAGGCTTTGCAGGAAGTACTGCCGATGCTTTTAATCTTTTTGATATGTTTGAAAAATTACTTTCTAGTTCTAAGGGTGACTTGCTAAAAGCTGCCATAGACTTTTCTAAAGAATGGCGCAAAGATAAATACTTAAGAAAGCTTGAAGCTATGATGCTTGTGCTTGATAGAGATCATATATTTTTACTTTCAGGAACTGGAGATGTAGTAGAACCTGAAGATGGTGCTATAGCTTCCATTGGTAGCGGGGGTAATTATGCACTTTCTGCAGCAAGAGCTTTAGCTAAGCATTCTAGCTTAGATGAAGAAGAATTAGTTAAAGAAAGTTTACAAATAGCTGGTGAAATTTGCATTTATACAAATACAAATATTAAAACTTATGTGATTGAGGATGATAAATGA
- the rplI gene encoding 50S ribosomal protein L9, whose protein sequence is MKVLLIKDVKSLGKAGEVKEVKDGYGQNFLIAKGFAKAATHEVLKQYEAEQKKKAENLRFELANLEKLKEELSKITICIAKPVGANGSLFGGVTKDEIAHALKDQKGIELDKKSLECDTIKELGLHTISVKLGHAIHALFKLEVKGE, encoded by the coding sequence ATGAAAGTATTGTTAATCAAAGATGTAAAAAGCTTAGGAAAAGCAGGAGAAGTTAAAGAAGTTAAAGACGGTTATGGACAAAATTTTTTAATTGCGAAAGGTTTTGCTAAAGCTGCTACACATGAGGTTTTAAAGCAATATGAGGCCGAGCAAAAGAAAAAGGCTGAAAATTTAAGATTTGAGCTTGCAAATTTGGAAAAACTAAAAGAAGAGTTATCTAAAATCACGATTTGTATAGCTAAACCTGTGGGAGCTAATGGAAGTTTATTTGGTGGGGTTACCAAAGATGAAATTGCTCATGCATTAAAAGATCAAAAAGGCATAGAGCTTGATAAAAAAAGCTTAGAATGTGACACGATAAAAGAGCTTGGCTTGCATACAATTTCAGTAAAGTTAGGACATGCGATCCATGCTTTATTTAAGCTAGAGGTTAAAGGAGAGTAA
- the tsaE gene encoding tRNA (adenosine(37)-N6)-threonylcarbamoyltransferase complex ATPase subunit type 1 TsaE, whose translation MKEMILSQNELDQLCMVLPKNGVVLLQGDLASGKTTLVQAYAKLLGVEKKLHSPTFSIMQEYDFHQGKMYHYDIYQEGFDGLLKNGLIENFFEEGLHLVEWGDEKLKKYLDKYQIFNIILQIIPYENKRKYVIHE comes from the coding sequence ATGAAAGAAATGATTTTAAGTCAAAATGAACTAGATCAATTATGTATGGTTTTACCTAAAAACGGGGTTGTTTTACTTCAAGGAGACTTAGCAAGTGGTAAAACTACTCTAGTACAAGCTTATGCAAAGTTACTTGGAGTGGAAAAAAAGCTTCATTCTCCTACATTTTCTATTATGCAAGAGTATGATTTTCATCAAGGTAAAATGTACCACTATGATATCTATCAAGAAGGTTTTGATGGACTTTTAAAAAATGGTTTAATTGAAAATTTTTTTGAAGAAGGTTTGCATTTGGTGGAGTGGGGCGATGAAAAATTAAAAAAATATTTAGATAAATACCAAATTTTTAATATAATTTTACAAATCATTCCTTATGAAAATAAAAGAAAGTACGTAATACATGAGTAA
- the lptB gene encoding LPS export ABC transporter ATP-binding protein has translation MSKLEARNLEKIIKKTKIIHDVSLEVQSGEVVGLLGPNGAGKTTSFYMICGLILPTSGQVFLDSQDITKEPLNKRAKLGIGYLPQESSVFKDLSVEENLLLAAQIIYKDKNLLEQKVEQMLELLSIEPIRHRKGMSLSGGERRRCEIARSLMCDPKFLLLDEPFAGVDPIAVSEIQSLINDLKAMNIGVLITDHNVRETLAICDRAYVIKSGKLLANGNANEIAHNEDVKKYYLGSEFRLE, from the coding sequence ATGAGTAAGCTAGAAGCTAGAAATTTAGAAAAAATCATTAAAAAAACGAAAATCATTCACGATGTCTCACTAGAAGTACAAAGCGGAGAAGTCGTAGGGCTTTTAGGGCCTAATGGAGCAGGAAAAACTACTAGTTTTTATATGATATGCGGACTTATTTTGCCAACTAGCGGACAAGTGTTTTTAGACTCTCAAGATATCACAAAAGAACCGCTTAATAAAAGAGCAAAACTTGGCATTGGGTATTTGCCTCAAGAAAGTAGCGTATTTAAAGATTTAAGCGTTGAAGAAAATTTACTCTTAGCTGCACAAATTATCTATAAAGATAAAAATTTATTAGAACAAAAAGTGGAGCAAATGTTAGAATTGCTTAGCATAGAGCCAATTAGACATAGAAAAGGCATGAGTTTAAGTGGGGGTGAAAGAAGGCGTTGTGAGATAGCAAGATCACTGATGTGTGACCCTAAGTTTTTACTTTTAGATGAGCCTTTTGCAGGAGTTGATCCTATCGCAGTGAGTGAAATTCAAAGCTTGATTAATGACTTAAAAGCTATGAATATAGGTGTTTTAATCACTGATCATAACGTAAGAGAAACATTAGCAATTTGCGATAGAGCTTATGTAATCAAAAGCGGAAAATTACTTGCTAATGGCAATGCAAATGAAATCGCACATAATGAAGATGTTAAAAAATATTATCTTGGAAGTGAGTTTAGACTTGAATAA
- a CDS encoding argininosuccinate synthase yields the protein MKKDIKKVVLAYSGGLDTSIILKWLQDEYNCEVVTFTADVGQGEELEPARKKALSLGVKEENIFIQDLKDEFVKDYVFPMFRANAIYEGEYLLGTSIARPLIAKALVEIANKTNADAISHGATGKGNDQVRFELGTLALNPNLAIIAPWREWDLNSREKLLAYAQKHGIDIVKKPGKSPYSMDANLLHISYEGLVLEDPAVKPEVDMWRWVKDLKDTPNESEMVELEFNKGDLCAINGEKMSPAQLLAKLNELGVKHGIGRLDIVENRYVGMKSRGCYETPGGTILLKAHRTIESITLDREAAHLKDELMPKYASLIYNGYWFSPERLMLQALIDESQKYVNGKVKLELYKGNVIVIGRESANDSLFNEAYCTFEEDVVYDQKDAQGFIRLNALRFIIAGKNGRKF from the coding sequence ATGAAAAAAGATATCAAAAAAGTGGTTTTAGCGTATTCTGGTGGACTAGATACAAGTATAATTTTAAAATGGCTACAAGATGAATATAACTGTGAAGTTGTCACTTTTACAGCAGATGTAGGACAAGGTGAAGAGCTAGAACCTGCTAGAAAAAAAGCCCTTTCTTTAGGTGTGAAAGAAGAAAATATTTTTATTCAGGATCTAAAAGATGAATTTGTAAAAGACTATGTATTTCCTATGTTTAGAGCAAATGCTATTTATGAGGGAGAGTATTTACTAGGTACAAGTATAGCAAGACCTTTGATAGCAAAAGCTTTAGTAGAAATTGCAAATAAAACCAACGCAGATGCGATCAGCCACGGGGCAACTGGTAAGGGTAATGATCAGGTGCGTTTTGAGCTAGGTACATTAGCGTTAAATCCTAACTTGGCTATTATTGCTCCATGGAGAGAATGGGATTTAAATAGCCGTGAAAAACTCTTAGCTTATGCGCAAAAGCATGGAATTGATATCGTTAAAAAACCGGGCAAGTCGCCTTATTCTATGGATGCGAATTTACTGCATATTTCTTATGAGGGTTTGGTGCTTGAAGATCCTGCGGTTAAACCTGAAGTAGATATGTGGCGTTGGGTGAAAGACTTAAAAGACACCCCAAATGAAAGCGAGATGGTGGAACTAGAGTTTAACAAAGGTGATTTGTGCGCTATAAATGGAGAAAAAATGTCTCCTGCGCAACTTTTAGCTAAATTAAATGAACTTGGTGTAAAACACGGCATAGGTCGTCTTGATATTGTTGAAAATCGCTATGTGGGAATGAAAAGTAGAGGCTGCTATGAAACCCCAGGGGGGACTATATTATTAAAAGCACACCGTACTATAGAAAGCATCACTTTAGATAGAGAAGCAGCACATTTAAAAGATGAGTTAATGCCAAAGTATGCAAGTTTAATTTATAATGGCTATTGGTTTTCACCTGAAAGATTAATGCTGCAAGCATTGATCGATGAATCACAAAAGTATGTAAATGGTAAAGTTAAGCTTGAATTATATAAAGGCAATGTAATAGTAATAGGTAGAGAAAGTGCAAATGATAGCTTGTTTAATGAAGCTTATTGTACTTTTGAAGAAGATGTAGTGTATGATCAAAAAGATGCACAAGGTTTCATACGATTGAATGCGTTGAGATTTATCATCGCAGGTAAAAATGGAAGAAAATTCTAA
- the hslU gene encoding ATP-dependent protease ATPase subunit HslU, translated as MNLTPKEIVKFLDDYVIGQKNAKKIIAIALRNRYRRMQLSPELQDDIMPKNILMIGSTGVGKTEIARRLAKMMGLPFVKVEASKYTEVGFVGRDVESMVRDLANAALNLVKNEEKEKNKDKINEFIENKILEKLLPPLPKGVSEEKQEEYQNSLEKMRVKLKAGDLDDSVIEVEISQSVFDANPNLPPEMGAMQDIVKVIGVGNKKVKKEMKVKDARIALAQEASEKILDMESIKGEALRRAENEGIIFIDEIDKVAVSSSNSNRQDPSKEGVQRDLLPIVEGSTIQTKFGPLKTDHILFIAAGAFHLSKPSDLIPELQGRFPLRVELDSLDEEALYAILTRPKNSLLTQYIELLKTEKVELVFEDDAIREIAKIASKANEEMQDIGARRLHTVVEKLLEDISFEADEYAGKVYKIDDFKVQVKLGDIIENKDLARYIL; from the coding sequence ATGAATTTAACTCCAAAAGAGATTGTAAAATTTTTAGATGATTATGTAATTGGACAAAAAAATGCCAAAAAAATCATAGCAATTGCTTTAAGAAATCGTTATAGGAGAATGCAGCTTAGCCCTGAACTTCAAGATGATATCATGCCAAAAAATATTTTAATGATAGGATCAACCGGGGTTGGTAAAACAGAGATTGCAAGACGTCTTGCTAAGATGATGGGACTTCCTTTTGTAAAAGTTGAAGCAAGTAAATATACTGAAGTTGGTTTTGTTGGGCGTGATGTAGAAAGTATGGTTAGAGATTTAGCAAATGCTGCTTTAAATTTGGTAAAAAATGAAGAAAAAGAAAAAAATAAAGACAAGATTAATGAATTTATAGAAAATAAAATTTTAGAAAAACTTTTACCGCCTTTACCAAAGGGTGTTAGTGAAGAAAAACAAGAGGAATATCAAAATTCTTTAGAAAAAATGCGTGTGAAATTAAAAGCTGGTGATTTAGATGATAGCGTGATAGAAGTTGAAATTTCACAAAGTGTGTTTGATGCTAATCCAAACTTACCACCTGAAATGGGTGCTATGCAAGATATAGTAAAAGTTATTGGCGTGGGTAATAAAAAAGTTAAAAAAGAAATGAAAGTAAAAGATGCAAGAATAGCCCTAGCTCAAGAAGCAAGTGAGAAAATTCTTGATATGGAAAGCATTAAAGGCGAGGCTTTAAGAAGAGCTGAAAATGAAGGGATTATTTTTATCGATGAAATAGATAAAGTAGCGGTTTCAAGCTCTAATTCTAATCGCCAAGACCCAAGTAAAGAAGGTGTACAAAGAGATTTGCTTCCTATAGTTGAAGGTAGCACTATACAAACTAAATTTGGGCCTTTAAAAACTGATCATATTTTATTTATTGCAGCAGGTGCGTTTCATTTAAGCAAGCCAAGTGATTTGATTCCTGAACTTCAAGGGCGTTTTCCTTTGAGAGTGGAGCTTGATTCGTTAGATGAGGAAGCATTGTATGCGATTTTAACAAGACCTAAAAACTCATTGCTAACACAATATATTGAGCTTTTAAAAACTGAAAAAGTGGAATTAGTTTTTGAAGATGATGCTATTAGAGAAATAGCAAAAATAGCAAGCAAAGCAAATGAAGAAATGCAAGATATCGGCGCAAGACGCTTACATACAGTAGTAGAAAAACTTTTGGAAGATATAAGCTTTGAAGCAGATGAATATGCTGGTAAAGTTTATAAAATAGATGATTTTAAAGTGCAAGTTAAGCTTGGAGATATCATAGAAAACAAAGATCTAGCTAGGTATATCTTGTGA